From one Musa acuminata AAA Group cultivar baxijiao chromosome BXJ2-6, Cavendish_Baxijiao_AAA, whole genome shotgun sequence genomic stretch:
- the LOC103988874 gene encoding protein ETHYLENE-INSENSITIVE 3-like 1a, whose product MQDKKSKQNVGFSERTDNCSPSVLESIVDPSSELEGLLGPPPDNMFDTPLSDGVETDAHEVERLRIRIWHDIIRLKHLNEHHKCKIIQQSSASLLDYSQEQSRRKKLAQNQEKIMNEMRELAEEGLAQGFVYGIVPYKGKPVSGASNNLLKWWKEIVRFRQNGPAAIREYQTDSSTHFVGKENPSEFSVPGSLQELQDTTLGSLLSALMPYCDPPQRRFPLEKGIPPPWWPNMSEEWWREMGMPKDPSPPPYKKPHDLKKAWKVSVLIAIIKHLMPDIEKIQRLIEKSKGLQDKITAKEVDIMNAILKHELNKYFGLQHNAPPPPSMERKSYGETMGDASSISGIVEQPISEAMQEESMNVTQYLAMDVNMFTRRNLPNYELGPQDQPRGSIHQDNLGHIRHSVASASHGNQPLANPYGSYLPMVADNPDLPSGGIEMSRQGTSSSGMNLFQTRLNQDQTLIPEAMEVEIDPLFPSSAQEDAMGTSITRELANLVQSQIFPSDETVLFESIFENDLDIGSASCFSIMDRSSRLPDSFHELDEYDWSKDFGN is encoded by the coding sequence ATGCAGGACAAGAAATCTAAACAAAATGTTGGGTTTTCTGAAAGAACCGACAATTGTTCTCCTTCCGTTCTGGAGTCTATCGTGGATCCTTCCAGCGAGTTGGAAGGTCTATTGGGTCCGCCACCTGACAACATGTTCGATACCCCGTTGTCAGATGGGGTAGAGACGGATGCGCATGAAGTTGAGAGGCTCAGAATTCGGATATGGCACGATATCATCCGACTGAAGCACTTGAACGAGCATCACAAGTGTAAGATAATCCAGCAAAGCAGTGCATCCTTGCTAGATTACTCGCAAGAACAGTCACGGAGGAAGAAGCTGGCCCAGAACCAGGAGAAGATAATGAATGAGATGCGGGAGTTGGCGGAAGAGGGCCTCGCTCAAGGATTCGTCTACGGGATTGTACCCTACAAAGGAAAGCCAGTCAGTGGAGCCTCTAATAACCTTCTTAAATGGTGGAAGGAAATCGTTCGCTTCCGTCAGAACGGTCCCGCTGCAATCAGAGAGTATCAGACGGACAGTTCGACCCACTTCGTTGGCAAGGAGAACCCCTCGGAGTTCTCCGTGCCTGGTTCACTGCAGGAACTGCAGGACACCACCTTGGGTTCGCTTTTATCCGCCTTGATGCCATACTGTGACCCTCCTCAGCGGAGGTTCCCTCTGGAGAAGGGCATTCCACCACCGTGGTGGCCCAACATGTCGGAGGAGTGGTGGCGGGAGATGGGCATGCCCAAGGATCCAAGTCCTCCACCCTACAAGAAGCCGCATGACCTAAAGAAGGCATGGAAAGTAAGTGTCTTGATCGCGATCATCAAGCACTTGATGCCCGATATAGAGAAGATCCAACGGCTCATCGAGAAGTCGAAGGGCCTCCAAGACAAGATTACGGCGAAAGAAGTCGACATAATGAACGCTATTCTTAAGCATGAACTGAACAAATACTTCGGGCTCCAACATAATGCTCCGCCTCCTCCATCGATGGAGAGGAAAAGCTACGGCGAGACTATGGGGGATGCATCCAGTATTTCCGGTATCGTTGAGCAGCCTATCTCGGAGGCCATGCAAGAGGAATCCATGAACGTGACGCAGTACTTGGCCATGGATGTGAACATGTTTACGAGACGGAACCTTCCAAACTATGAACTTGGACCTCAAGATCAACCTCGAGGAAGTATTCACCAAGATAACTTGGGACATATTCGTCATTCTGTAGCTTCAGCTTCTCATGGCAATCAGCCATTGGCAAATCCGTATGGTTCCTATTTGCCTATGGTGGCCGATAACCCTGACCTTCCGAGTGGAGGAATTGAGATGAGCCGTCAAGGAACTTCCAGTTCTGGCATGAATCTCTTTCAGACAAGACTAAATCAGGACCAAACTCTTATCCCGGAAGCGATGGAGGTGGAAATAGATCCTCTATTTCCAAGTTCAGCTCAAGAAGATGCGATGGGGACAAGCATCACTAGAGAACTTGCCAACTTAGTGCAATCTCAAATCTTCCCTAGTGATGAGACAGTATTATTTGAATCTATCTTCGAAAATGATCTTGACATCGGTTCCGCTTCTTGCTTCTCAATAATGGACCGATCTAGTCGACTACCAGATTCATTTCATGAACTGGATGAATATGACTGGTCCAAAGATTTCGGGAACTGA